A single Muntiacus reevesi chromosome 9, mMunRee1.1, whole genome shotgun sequence DNA region contains:
- the SMPD1 gene encoding sphingomyelin phosphodiesterase codes for MPRPGVSPGQGRPKSGRERASDRSLGAPCLRLLWLALALALALPDSLVLWSPVEAHPLPAQGHPAKFIRIAPQLREAFGWWNLTCPTCKGLFTAIDFGLRTQGSVAWVGSVAIKLCILLKIAPPAVCQSAVHLFEDDMVEVWTRSVLSPAEACGLLLGSSCGHWDIFSSWNISLPAVPKPPPQPPKPPAPGSPVSRVLFLTDLHWDHDYLEGTDPNCENPLCCRRDSGPPPASQPGAGYWGEYSKCDLPLRTLESLLAGLGPAGPFDMVYWTGDIPAHNVWQQSRQDQLRALTTVTALVKKFLGPVPVYPAVGNHESTPVNGFPPPFIKGNQSSQWLYEAMAKAWEPWLPAEALYTLRFGGFYALSPRPGLRLISLNMNFCSRENFWLLINSTDPAGQLQWLVEELQAAEDRGDKVHIIGHIPPGHCLKSWSWNYYRIVERYENTLAGQFFGHTHVDEFEVFYDEETLSRPLSVAFLAPSATTYIGLNPGYRVYQIDGNYSGSSHVVLDHETYILNLTEANKPGATPHWHLLYRARETYGLPNALPTAWHDLVYRMRRDTQLFQTFWFLYHKGHPPSEPCGATCRLATLCAQLSARADSPALCRHLVPDASLPNVQGLWSRPVLC; via the exons ATGCCCCGCCCTGGAGTGTCTCCCGGCCAGGGCCGCCCCAAGTCGGGCCGGGAGCGGGCATCGGACAGGTCCTTGGGGGCCCCCTGCCTGAGGCTCCTGTGGTTGGCCTTGGCGCTGGCGCTGGCGCTGCCCGACTCCCTGGTTCTCTGGTCCCCTGTGGAGGCCCACCCTCTTCCTGCCCAAGGCCATCCCGCCAAGTTCATTCGCATAGCGCCCCAGCTCCGGGAGGCCTTTGGCTGGTGGAACCTCACCTGCCCAACCTGCAAAGGACTGTTCACCGCCATCGACTTCGGGCTGAGG ACTCAGGGCAGTGTGGCCTGGGTGGGCTCCGTGGCCATCAAGCTGTGCATACTGCTGAAGATCGCGCCGCCTGCTGTGTGCCAATCAGCTGTCCATCTCTTCGAGGACGACATGGTGGAGGTGTGGACACGCTCAGTGCTGAGCCCGGCGGAGGCCTGTGGTCTGCTGCTGGGCTCTTCCTGCGGGCACTGGGACATCTTCTCCTCTTGGAACATCTCTCTGCCAGCCGTGCCAAAGCCGCCCCCCCAGCCGCCCAAGCCCCCGGCCCCAGGTTCCCCTGTCAGCCGCGTCCTCTTCCTCACTGACCTGCACTGGGATCACGACTACCTGGAGGGAACAGACCCCAACTGTGAGAACCCACTGTGCTGCCGCCGGGATTCTGGCCCACCGCCTGCCTCCCAGCCCGGTGCTGGGTACTGGGGCGAGTACAGCAAGTGTGACCTGCCCCTGCGAACCCTGGAGAGCCTGTTGGCTGGGCTGGGCCCCGCCGGCCCTTTTGATATGGTGTACTGGACAGGCGACATCCCTGCTCACAACGTCTGGCAGCAGTCTCGTCAGGACCAGCTGCGGGCGCTGACCACTGTCACAGCCCTTGTGAAGAAGTTCCTGGGGCCTGTGCCGGTGTACCCTGCTGTGGGCAACCACGAGAGCACACCTGTCAATGGCTTCCCTCCCCCCTTCATAAAGGGCAACCAGTCTTCCCAATGGCTCTATGAGGCGATGGCCAAGGCATGGGAGCCCTGGCTGCCGGCTGAAGCCCTTTACACCCTCAG ATTTGGAGGGTTCTATGCCCTTTCCCCACGCCCTGGCCTCCGCCTCATCTCTCTCAACATGAATTTTTGTTCCCGTGAGAACTTCTGGCTCTTGATCAACTCCACAGATCCTGCTGGACAGCTCCAGTGGCTGGTGGAGGAGCTTCAGGCCGCTGAGGACCGGGGAGACAAA GTGCACATAATTGGCCACATTCCCCCAGGGCACTGCCTGAAGAGCTGGAGCTGGAATTATTACAGAATTGTGGAGAG GTATGAGAACACCTTGGCTGGTCAGTTCTTCGGTCACACCCACGTGGATGAGTTTGAGGTCTTCTATGACGAAGAGACCCTCAGCCGGCCGCTGTCTGTAGCCTTCCTGGCGCCCAGTGCCACCACCTACATCGGCCTGAATCCTG GGTACCGCGTCTACCAAATAGACGGCAACTACTCCGGGAGTTCTCACGTGGTCCTGGACCACGAGACCTACATCCTGAACCTGACGGAGGCTAACAAGCCCGGAGCCACGCCGCACTGGCATCTCCTCTATCGGGCTCGGGAAACCTACGGGCTGCCCAACGCGCTGCCCACCGCCTGGCACGACCTGGTGTACCGCATGCGGAGGGACACACAGCTCTTCCAGACCTTCTGGTTTCTCTACCATAAGGGCCACCCGCCCTCGGAGCCCTGCGGCGCGACCTGCCGCCTCGCCACCCTGTGCGCGCAGCTCTCCGCCCGCGCAGACAGCCCTGCCCTGTGTCGCCACCTGGTGCCGGATGCGAGCCTCCCCAATGTCCAGGGCCTGTGGTCCAGGCCCGTGCTGTGCTAA